The sequence below is a genomic window from Salicibibacter cibarius.
TGTAATTCATGTACGCTAACCGGTTTTTTTGCTTCGTCGCGAATATGGGCAAGCACCGGTTCTATTGTTTCTTCAACCATCGTTTTCACTCCTCTACTCCCAATCTAATTGTTCCAAAAATGAGAGAATCTGTTCATATACTTTTTCTTTTTCGTTCCATAGCGTAATCACATGCGGCGCACCCTTATAGCCTTGTACATGTTTTTGGCGGGAGGACACTTCGTCGTAGATCACATGTGCACTATCCGGATCGACCATCTCATCCTTGCCGGCTTGAATGATTTCAATCGGAACCTTTATTTCATGGAGCTGTTCCCGAATCGTGCTGATCAATTCGGGGATAGCAGACAACACCGGGTCGGTGTCATTTTTGAAATCAGCCATTTCATTTTCAATGGTCTGTTCATCTTTTTTCTCATATCGTTTGTATTCTTTGGCATACTGTAAAAGCCCGTTATATAGGCGGTGATCCTGTTCTTTCGTGATGGCGGGCGCGCACATCGGAATAATGCCATTCACCTTGAACGTGTATCCGGCTTTTAACGTAAACAAACCACCGAGAGAAAGACCGCAAACGGCAATATGCTCAAACCCCTGTGCCCGTAGGTATTCGTATCCTTCTTTCACGGCTTTCCACCAGTCTTCGGGACCCGTTTCCAATAACTGTTCGGGCGGAACGCCATGTCCGGGGAACATGGGCGCGTGTGTTGTGTACCCGTTTTTTTGCAGGAAGCGACCGAGCATGCGCACATCCGCCGTTGATCCGGTGAAGCCATGCAAAAGCAAAACAGCGCGCCCGTTATCGCCATTAAACGTAAACGGTTTCGGGGGTACGATTTTCAATGATTCTTTTCCTCCTCCATTACGTATGCCTAATTATGTTTCCCGTCTTTCGCTTCTGATAATCCTAAAAAAACAACGGGAGCGTCCCCCGTTGTTTTATTGCAGAAAATATGCCAGTAAAATAGTGCCAATGAAAAATAGCACGGCGAGCACAACCGTTGCTTTCGCCAGAAAGGATTCAACCCCTCGTGCTTTTTGTTTCCCCATTAATTGTTCCGCTCCGCCGGAAATGGATCCGGATAAACCGGCACTTCTTCCCGGTTGCATGAGGACAAGCGAAATCAGAGTGATACTTACAATAATTAATATGATCGTAATGATGGATGCCAAGTGCGTCACCTCCTGATCAATCCGCACATCTAAACCTATACCAACTTTATCATACGGAATAAAAGCAGACAATAGCGACATGCGAGGGGAGGTGTTCGGGTAGTCTACGCCATTTTTGCCTCCACAACCTCCGATTATGCTTCGGATGTCGACCTAACGCCTTTCTCGATCTTTAGTTAGGGCTTCATCCTTCTTTTTTGACGACCTAACGACCTTCACGGTCTACAGTTAGGTCTTCATCCTGCTCCTTTGACGACCTAACGCCATTCGCGAGCTTCCGTTAGGGCTTCATCACTTCCGCATATATAATCGGCACCCTTCCTATCACTTGATAAGATTGATGATTTCCGTTGCTAGTTCTTGCGCTTTTCGGTTAATGGGTTGAAAGTTCATCGCTTGCCCATAATATTTTTCCAATTCATCGTGGACTTTTTTTGCTTCACGCAAATAATGTGTCCCTTGTTTCATCCAATTCTTGTAAGACGTGTCCGTTTCGCGGATCGCATCGGCCTTCTGCTCCTCGATAGATGGATCCATACAACGCAAAAACATATCGACAACTTCGTCATTTTCCCGACTCGGCTTAAATGGATGCGGGTCCGTTCCATCCAAAATAGCTATTTGCAACGCCGGAATGATCACCATATCTACGCTTTCCGGATCAAATGCACAATAATAATACTCAACGCCGTAAGCCTTATTTTCCGCATGTTTCCCGATTCTTTTCATCATCGATGATTTTCCGCTACCGGCACGCCCCTTTAAGATGTATCGTTTGCTCACATCTTCCGTTAGATTACCATAAAAATGAACCGGCCCTTTAGGTGTGGCCGCGCCGAAGAACCGATGCTTGATTGCTGGGACCTGCTCGACTTCCCCGGTTTTGGAGAAAATTTCCCTAATCAGTTCCTCCGCCACTTGATCCGCTTTCTGAAAGTCCATGGCAGTTAAGTAAATAGCTTCTAAATCGTCGTGCACGTTCCGGGCCTCAGCAAATGCCGCATATGCTTTGGAAAAAGCATCCTTATTTTTATCGGTCAATGCCACGATATCTTCTCTGTGTTCCTCCAATTTGGTATCGTCTCGAAAATCGCCCAAATGAACGATATCATCAATCACACCCGGATACTTGGGATCCATCATGTGCGGTGCTGTTCCATCTACGATCCCAACCTTTAAGGAAGGAATGATCACACCGTCAAGCGAGCCATTGTCGGATGAACAATGAAGAAATTCAATCGATTCGCCTTTTTCTGCCACAGCGTTGCCGACATGTCTGATTAGCGTCGACTTGCCCGTTCCCGGTCCGCCTTTTAATATATAAAGTTGTTCGAGCCCTTGCACCGCTTCTTCATAAAGCGAATAAAAGCCGAGGCTGGAGTTGCTGCCGGCATAGTAATTTTTAATGTTACCCATCGTGCTCCCCCGTTCCGTTATAAGGCATGGATCTATTGATTAGCCTATGCGGAGGGAGGTGTTTTCGTTACAACACCGCCGACTGTCATGAGATGAAAGGCGTTGCTTGAAATCCCCTAAACCCGATTTTGTCCCACATGCAGAAGGAAAACGGTTCCCTACGGTACAATAAACCAAATTTTGTCCCACTTACGGAAAGATAATAACTCCTAATGGTACAATAAACTCGTTTTTGTACCACTTGCGAGTGGAAGACGGCTCTCAATGGTACGATAAACCTGTGCCGGGTCCGCGCAAACCAAAGATGCCCAAAGGATCTCCCCTTTAGGCACCTCTATTTCACTCATCCAACTGATAAAACGTCTCTTTTCCCGGATAGATGGATCGGCCACCGAGTTGGTCATGGATGCGTAGAAGTTGATTGTATTTGGCAACACGGTCGGTTCGCGATGGGGCGCCCGTTTTGATTTGCCCCGCGTTTGCAGCAACGGCAATATCCGCAATGGTAGCATCTTCCGTTTCCCCGGAACGATGGGAAATCACAGCCGTGTAGCCGGCTTTTTTCGCCATTTCAATCGCGTCAAATGTTTCCGTGAGCGTTCCGATTTGATTCACTTTGATCAAAATAGAGTTTCCAACGCCGCGCGTAATGCCTTCGGACAGCTTTTCCGTATTGGTGACGAACAAATCGTCGCCAACAAGCTGGACCCGGTCGCCAATCGTGTCGGTTAGTTTTTTCCATCCGTCCCAATCATTTTCATCCAAGCCATCTTCAATCGAAACAATCGGATACTTATCAACGAGCCCTTTATAAAAGTCGATCATCTCATCGGCACTTTTTGTCACGCCTTCGCCTTTCAAATGATAGTTGCCATCTGCATACATTTCCGATGCAGCTGCATCCATCGCGAGCACGACGTCTTCTCCGGGTTTGTACCCTGCTTTTTCGATGGCTTCAATGATGACTTCAAGCGCTTCTTCGTTTGATTTTAGATCCGGGGCAAATCCGCCTTCATCGCCGACAGCGGTATTATATCCTTTTTCTTTTAATACTTTTTTCAAGGTGTGGAAAATTTCCGCTCCGATCACAACTGTGCTCCGGACATCCGTTGCGCCGACCGGCATCACCATAAATTCTTGTAAATCAACGCTATTGTCGGCATGTTCACCGCCATTTAAAATATTCATCATTGGCACGGGCATGGTTTTTGCATTAAAGCCGCCGAGATATTCATATAATTCAAGGCCCATTTCTTGGGCAGCTGCGTAGGCACAAGCCATCGATACGCCGAGGATGCTGTTCGCACCCAGCTTTTCCTTGTTCGGAGTGCCGTCAAGATCAATGAGCAAACGATCAATGCCGAGTTGATCGGTTACGTCAATGCCAACGAGGTGCGAGGCGATTTCTCCGTTTACATTTTCCACTGCTTTGAGCACGCCTTTCCCCATTAGACGGTCACCGCCATCCCGAAGCTCCACCGCTTCATGCTCGCCGGTGGACGCTCCGCTCGGGACAAGTGCTCGCCCAAGAACGCCTTCCTCTGTCACCACTTCAACTTCAACTGTCGGGTTCCCCCGGGAATCAAACACTTCCCGGGCAAACACATCCGCGATCATTGTCATCCTTCGTCATCCTTTCTCAGCCTTTATTATTAAATTCCGTCCTGTCATTTCGGGAGGTTGGGCAATGCCCATCATCGCGAGCAATGTCGGCGCCAAATCGGCGAGAATGCCATCGCTTCGTAATTCCATGCCCGCTTTTGTGACGATGACCGGCACCGGATTTATCGTATGTGTTGTCATCGCGGCTCCGTTTGCTTCCGTCACTTCATCGGCGTTGCCATGATCTGCCGTTACAATTGCGGCACCGCCTTTTTCGTGAATAGCGTCCACAATTCGCCCCAAATGCTTATCCACAGCTTCTACCGCGGCAATGGTTGGTTCCAATTTTCCGGAATGCCCGACCATATCGGGGTTGGCAAAATTAAGGACAATCGCATCATGCAAATCGTTTTCAATCGCGTCCAATAACGCTTTTGTTACCTGCGTCGCACTCATTTCCGGTTGCAAATCATACGTGGCGACTTTCGGAGAGTCAATTAGGATTCTTTCTTCTCCATCAAAGACTGTATCCATGCCGCCATTCAAGAAAAACGTAACATGGGGATACTTTTCGGTTTCCGCGATGCGCAGTTGCGAATAACCGGCGTTGGAAATAGTTTCCCCGAGCGTGTTCGGGAGTTGCAACGCTTCAAAAGCAACATCGGCGGTAAATGTATCATGATAGTGCGTCATCGTCACATCATAAAGGGTGCGCGGTTGCTTCTCGCCTCTGTCAAAAGGAGTGAACGTTTCCGCAACTAATGCTTCCGTCAGTTGAATGACACGGTCCGGCCTAAAGTTAAAACAAATGACGGCATCCTCATCGGAAATGGTTGCGACGGGGCTTTCGTCTGCCGCTTGCACAACGGTCGGTTCCACAAATTCATCATAAATCCCTCGTTCGTATGAGCGGTCAACGGCTGCCAACGGATCGGTTGTTTTGTTTCCTTGTCCGTAAACAAGGACATCGTATGATTTTCGGATCCGTTCCCAACGCCGGTCACGATCCATTGCATAGTACCGCCCGTGCACGCTTGCCAGTCGGCCGACACCTATGTCATCCATTTCTGTTTGCAGTTGTGCAATGTAGGTTTTCGCACTTTGCTGGTCCACATCTCTGCCATCCAGAAACGCGTGGACGAACACGTTGGATATGCCTTCTTCTTTCGCGAGCTTCAGGAGAGCAATAACGTGATCAATGTGGCTATGAACCCCGCCGTCCGACAATAAACCATACAGATGAAGGGAACTGTTCTTTTTCTTCACATGGTTTATAGCGTTATGAAATGCTTCATTTTCAAAAAAAGTTCCGGCTTGAATGCCTTTGTTAATCAATGAAAGATTCTGATACACAATGCGGCCGGCGCCAATATTCATATGGCCGACTTCGGAATTCCCCATTTGACCGGCCGGAAGGCCTACCCTTTCGCCTGAAGCCGCAAGGGTCGCGTGGGGATACGCATGCCATAAATGGTCAAAATTAGGAGTCCGGGCTTGCCCTACAGCATTGCCATATGTTTCATCCCGAAGGGCAAAGCCGTCAAGGATGATTAAAGCGTGCGGAGCTTGCTTTCTCATTGGGCAGCCTCCAATAGCGAGAGGAATGAATCCACCTTGATACTGGCACCGCCCACGAGCGCCCCATCAATATCTTCATCCGCCAAGTATTCCGCGATATTTTCCGGTTTGACACTGCCCCCATATTGAATGCGGGTGGCTTCTGCCGCTGAGTGACCGTATTGGTCACGAATGTATGCACGAATGGTTCTCGCCATTTCTCCGGCCTCCTCGGGATTTGAGGATTTTCCGGTGCCGATCGCCCAAACAGGTTCATATGCAAAGACGCATCCTTTCACCTGCTCGGCTTCCACTCCCTGCAATGCTTGCTCCAGTTGCTTACGCACGACTTCATCTGCGCGGCTCGCTTCCCGTTCTTCCAATTTTTCGCCGATACATACAATCGGGGTCATACCATGTGCCAAGGCTGCATGAAGCTTTCGATTCACCCGTTCATCGGTGTCATTGAACATTTCGCGCCGTTCGGAATGGCCGATAATAACAAGGTCAATACCGATCGATGTTAACGTCGGGGCGCTGATTTCACCGGTGAAAGCGCCATGGTCCTCTTCATGCATGTTCTGTGCACCGATCCTTAAATCGGTTTCCTTAGCTTTTTCCGTCATTCCTTTCAACGATAACGCTTGCGCGCAAACCGCGCTTTCCACTTCTTCGTTTGAAGGGACGCGATCCTTGACGGCATCGACAAACGCCAGCGCTTCCTTATCGGTTACGTTCATTTTCCAATTTCCCGCGATAAATGGTGTCCGCATGAGCATCACCTCTTATTATTCTGTTTGATCGTCAATCGCCGCAATTCCGGGCAACGCTTTCCCTTCCATAAATTCCAGTGACGCGCCGCCTCCCGTGGAGATATGGCTCATTTCCGCCGCGAAACCGAACTGTTCTACGGCTGCCGCAGAGTCTCCCCCGCCGATAATCGTAAAACCGGCAGTGTTTGCCAATGCCCCGGCCACTTCTTTCGTTCC
It includes:
- the gpmI gene encoding 2,3-bisphosphoglycerate-independent phosphoglycerate mutase encodes the protein MRKQAPHALIILDGFALRDETYGNAVGQARTPNFDHLWHAYPHATLAASGERVGLPAGQMGNSEVGHMNIGAGRIVYQNLSLINKGIQAGTFFENEAFHNAINHVKKKNSSLHLYGLLSDGGVHSHIDHVIALLKLAKEEGISNVFVHAFLDGRDVDQQSAKTYIAQLQTEMDDIGVGRLASVHGRYYAMDRDRRWERIRKSYDVLVYGQGNKTTDPLAAVDRSYERGIYDEFVEPTVVQAADESPVATISDEDAVICFNFRPDRVIQLTEALVAETFTPFDRGEKQPRTLYDVTMTHYHDTFTADVAFEALQLPNTLGETISNAGYSQLRIAETEKYPHVTFFLNGGMDTVFDGEERILIDSPKVATYDLQPEMSATQVTKALLDAIENDLHDAIVLNFANPDMVGHSGKLEPTIAAVEAVDKHLGRIVDAIHEKGGAAIVTADHGNADEVTEANGAAMTTHTINPVPVIVTKAGMELRSDGILADLAPTLLAMMGIAQPPEMTGRNLIIKAEKG
- the eno gene encoding phosphopyruvate hydratase; translated protein: MTMIADVFAREVFDSRGNPTVEVEVVTEEGVLGRALVPSGASTGEHEAVELRDGGDRLMGKGVLKAVENVNGEIASHLVGIDVTDQLGIDRLLIDLDGTPNKEKLGANSILGVSMACAYAAAQEMGLELYEYLGGFNAKTMPVPMMNILNGGEHADNSVDLQEFMVMPVGATDVRSTVVIGAEIFHTLKKVLKEKGYNTAVGDEGGFAPDLKSNEEALEVIIEAIEKAGYKPGEDVVLAMDAAASEMYADGNYHLKGEGVTKSADEMIDFYKGLVDKYPIVSIEDGLDENDWDGWKKLTDTIGDRVQLVGDDLFVTNTEKLSEGITRGVGNSILIKVNQIGTLTETFDAIEMAKKAGYTAVISHRSGETEDATIADIAVAANAGQIKTGAPSRTDRVAKYNQLLRIHDQLGGRSIYPGKETFYQLDE
- the tpiA gene encoding triose-phosphate isomerase is translated as MRTPFIAGNWKMNVTDKEALAFVDAVKDRVPSNEEVESAVCAQALSLKGMTEKAKETDLRIGAQNMHEEDHGAFTGEISAPTLTSIGIDLVIIGHSERREMFNDTDERVNRKLHAALAHGMTPIVCIGEKLEEREASRADEVVRKQLEQALQGVEAEQVKGCVFAYEPVWAIGTGKSSNPEEAGEMARTIRAYIRDQYGHSAAEATRIQYGGSVKPENIAEYLADEDIDGALVGGASIKVDSFLSLLEAAQ
- the secG gene encoding preprotein translocase subunit SecG is translated as MASIITIILIIVSITLISLVLMQPGRSAGLSGSISGGAEQLMGKQKARGVESFLAKATVVLAVLFFIGTILLAYFLQ
- a CDS encoding alpha/beta hydrolase, whose amino-acid sequence is MKIVPPKPFTFNGDNGRAVLLLHGFTGSTADVRMLGRFLQKNGYTTHAPMFPGHGVPPEQLLETGPEDWWKAVKEGYEYLRAQGFEHIAVCGLSLGGLFTLKAGYTFKVNGIIPMCAPAITKEQDHRLYNGLLQYAKEYKRYEKKDEQTIENEMADFKNDTDPVLSAIPELISTIREQLHEIKVPIEIIQAGKDEMVDPDSAHVIYDEVSSRQKHVQGYKGAPHVITLWNEKEKVYEQILSFLEQLDWE
- a CDS encoding PRK06851 family protein is translated as MGNIKNYYAGSNSSLGFYSLYEEAVQGLEQLYILKGGPGTGKSTLIRHVGNAVAEKGESIEFLHCSSDNGSLDGVIIPSLKVGIVDGTAPHMMDPKYPGVIDDIVHLGDFRDDTKLEEHREDIVALTDKNKDAFSKAYAAFAEARNVHDDLEAIYLTAMDFQKADQVAEELIREIFSKTGEVEQVPAIKHRFFGAATPKGPVHFYGNLTEDVSKRYILKGRAGSGKSSMMKRIGKHAENKAYGVEYYYCAFDPESVDMVIIPALQIAILDGTDPHPFKPSRENDEVVDMFLRCMDPSIEEQKADAIRETDTSYKNWMKQGTHYLREAKKVHDELEKYYGQAMNFQPINRKAQELATEIINLIK